A part of Cuculus canorus isolate bCucCan1 chromosome 23, bCucCan1.pri, whole genome shotgun sequence genomic DNA contains:
- the PHLDB1 gene encoding pleckstrin homology-like domain family B member 1 isoform X9 produces the protein MGSEQAAKLDGGCDAAGAGWKELHPEGRAGGTAGDSCPVRSQQQPVPESAWRLRAGTMEAPGRAPASPARRVQTIIQNSPLDLIDTGKGLKVQTEKPHLVSLGSGRLSTAITLLPLEEGRTTIGTAATDIILQGPGLAPQHCYIENERGTLTLHPCGNACAIDGVALQRPTRLTQGCTISLGQATFLRFNHPAEAKWMKSMIPAGGRSPAASFGLPAKPEALVNGSHQPAEHGRPSHSSLVSSIEKDLQDIMDSLVLEEPASSGSKKPPTRGRSPLSPMVNGGGRCLLSPPASPGTASGGSSYENASPAFSPLSSPASSGGCTSPSPSSSQEQGPAMPPLVPLRSSSYNHTVQPPQRPPGGGPGEPWPPEKLGDPRASSPRLTPRAAPRARGALQDRPPSPFREVRDPSAASRQPLGRTAPEPRLQPPESPRAARRNVESMRELPPLSPNLSRRAPSPRAAPDTPSLQPRLGREVPGSPRARRKGLEEPRGAGSPSPPLPAETPPRRPSFGSCLSPAYGLGSPAVPSPRQSPRVPRKLLGDPRLPTGPRERKNSITEISDNEDELLEYHRRQRQERVREQEMERLERQRLETILNLCAEYTKTDSAEPGDMHWLLAGDADAGRRLPRGAVALGRAVEELRQRESLERSDEENLKEECSSTESTHHEHEELAGPRAKEAQRLEEERAGILGHLDQLKSRVKELEQQLQETTREAEMERALLQGERESEAARLRQEQELAQQLQEKLSSLDSSIWKERDKERAKVDAERKELEHLRALYHESKSHLAQCPESMREQLREQMRREAEVLETEAKLFEDLEFQQLERESRLEEEREARGQQLLQSRAECHRSIARRKERVAALDAQAAQIRLQSTQEAERLARERNSVLQLLQKEKEKLVSLERRYQLVTGGRTFPKMSSALREETLHISEPFELLEGAQPLSPLPAAAASLASPATRSYPKAQEVYRAKTEGDTGALPSRMKSGTPSSSQLNLSVLGRSPSPKLTACPPAQGPPSPAGSLPRNLAATLHDIETKRQLALQQKAEPLPAEPLQQGNLPGQQVIEEQKRRLAELKQKAAAEAQSQWEALHGQPPFPTAFPQLVHHSILHHHRPHGSGSRAEELDHAYDTLSLESSDSLETSISTGNNSACSPDNISSASGMEAGKIEEMEKMLKEAHAEKSRLMESREREMELRRQALEDERRRREQLERRLQDETARRQKLVEKEVKLREKHFSQARPLTRYLPIRKEDFNLRLHIESSGHNVDTCYHVILTEKMCKGYLVKMGGKIKSWKKRWFVFDRMKRTLSYYVDKHETKLKGVIYFQAIEEVYYDHLRSAAKSPNPALTFCVKTHDRLYYMVAPSAEAMRIWMDAIVTGAEGYTQFMS, from the exons ATGGGGAGCGAGCAGGCAGCCAAGTTGGACGGAGGCTGCGATGCTGCGGG AGCCGGCTGGAAGGAGCTGCACCCCGAGGGACGGGCTGGGGGCACAGCGGGCGACTCCTGCCCGGTGAGGAGCCAG cagcagcctgtgcctgAGAGTGCCTGGCGTCTCCGAGCGGGCACCATGGAGGCTCCCGGCAGGgctcctgccagcccagcccGCAGAGTCCAGACCATCATCCAG AACAGCCCCCTGGACCTGATCGACACGGGCAAGGGGCTGAAGGTGCAGACGGAGAAGCCGCACTTGGTGAGCCTGGGCAGCGGCCGGCTCAGCACCGCCATCACTCTCCTGCCCCTGGAGGAAG GGAGGACCACCATCGGCACAGCTGCGACAGACATCATCCTGCAGGGCCCTGGCCTGGCGCCCCAGCACTGCTACATCGAGAACGAGAGGGGGACGCTCACCCTGCACCCCTGCGGCAACGCCTGCGCCATCGACGGCGTGGCGCTCCAGAGGCCCACGCGCCTCACCCAGG GGTGCACCATCTCTTTGGGCCAGGCCACTTTCCTCCGCTTCAACCATCCTGCCGAGGCCAAGTGGATGAAGAGCATGATCCCGGCGGGAGGCAGGAGCCCGGCGGCTTCCTTTGGGCTACCAGCAA AGCCCGAGGCCCTGGTGAACGGCAGCCACCAGCCGGCTGAGCACGGGCGCCCCAGCCACAGCTCCCTGGTCAGCTCCATCGAGAAGGACCTGCAGGACATCATGGACTCGCTGGTGCTGGAGGAGCCGGCGTCCTCTGGCAGCAAGAAGCCACCCACCCGCGGCCGATCCCCCTTGTCCCCCATGGTGAACGGGGGTGGCCGTTGCCTCCTGTCCCCCCCGgccagccctggcacagcctcGGGGGGCTCCAGCTACGAGAATgcctccccagccttctcccCACTGTCGTCGCCGGCCAGCAGCGGCGGCTGCACCAGCCCCTcgcccagcagcagccaggagcagggcCCGGCCATGCCCCCCCTCGTCCCGCTCCGCTCCTCCAGCTACAACCACACCGTGCAGCCCCCTCAGCGCCCGCCCGGCGGGGGTCCCGGTGAGCCTTGGCCACCCGAGAAGCTGGGGGACCCCCGTGCGAGCAGCCCCCGGCTGACCCCCAGGGCGGCTCCGCGGGCGCGGGGAGCCCTGCAGGATCGGCCCCCCAGCCCCTTTCGGGAGGTGCGGGACCCCTCGGCCGCCAGCCGGCAGCCCCTTGGCAGGACGGCCCCCGAGCCCCGGCTGCAGCCCCCCGAGAGCCCGCGGGCAGCTCGCAGGAACGTGGAGAGCATGCGGGAGCTGCCCCCCCTGAGCCCCAACTTGTCGCGACGGGCCCCCAGCCCCCGGGCAGCCCCCGACACCCCCTCTTTGCAGCCCCGGCTGGGCAGGGAGGTGCCCGGCAGCCCCCGTGCCAGGCGCAAGGGGCTGGAGGAACCGAGGGGTGCCGGGAGCCCTTCGCCCCCGCTGCCAGCGGAGACCCCTCCGCGCCGCCCCAGCTTTGGCTCCTGCCTGAGCCCCGCGTACGGGCTGGGCTCCCCGGCCGTGCCCTCGCCCCGGCAGAGCCCCCGCGTCCCCAGGAAGCTGTTGGGGGACCCCCGGCTGCCAACGGGGCCTCGAGAGCGCAAGAACAGCATCACCGAGATCAGTGACAATGAGGATGAGCTGCTGGAATACCACCGGCGGCAGCGGCAGGAGCGGGTGCgggagcaggagatggagcGCCTG GAGCGGCAGCGCCTGGAGACCATCCTGAACCTCTGCGCCGAATACACCAAGACCGACAGCGCCGAGCCGGGTGACATGCACTGGCTCCTGGCTGGCGACGCGGATGCTGGCCGGCGGCTGCCCAGGGGTGCCGTGGCGCTGGGTAGAGCCGTTGAGGAGCTGCGGCAAAGGGAGAGTCTGGAGAGGTCGGACGAGGAGAACCTGAAGGAGGAGTGCAGCAGCACTGAGAGCACCCACCACGAG CACGAGGAGCTGGCTGGCCCCCGAGCCAAGGAGGCACAGCGGCTGGAGGAGGAGCGCGCTGGCATCCTCGGCCACCTGGACCAGCTGAAGAGCCGTGtcaaggagctggagcagcagctgcaggagacgACACGAGAG GCAGAGATGGAGCGGGCGCTGCTGCAAGGCGAGCGGGAATCGGAGGCGGCGCGGCTGCGGCAAGAGCAGGAGttggcacagcagctgcaggagaagctcTCCAGCCTGGACAGCAGCATCTGGAAGGAGCGGGACAAG GAAAGGGCAAAGGTTGATGCTGAAAGGAAGGAGCTAGAGCACCTCCGGGCGCTTTACCATGAGTCGAAGAGCCACCTTGCTCAGTGCCCCGAGTCAATGCGGGAGCAGTTGCGGGAGCAGATGCGAAGG GAGGCGGAGGTGCTGGAGACGGAGGCCAAGCTGTTTGAGGACCTGGAGTTCCAGCAGCTGGAGCGGGAGAGCCGCCTCGAGGAGGAGCGGGAGGCACGgggacagcagctcctgcagagccGGGCTGAGTGCCACCGCAGCATCGCCCGAAGGAAG GAGCGAGTGGCCGCACTGGatgctcaggctgcccagatcCGGCTGCAGAGCACTCAGGAGGCCGAGCGCCTGGCCAGGGAGAGGAACAGcgtcctgcagctcctgcagaag gagaaggagaaactcGTGTCTCTGGAGAGGCGATACCAGCTCGTCACCGGTGGCAGGACCTTCCCCAAAATGTCCTCAGCTCTCAGGGAG GAGACCCTCCACATCTCAGAGCCTTTTGAGCTGTTGGAGGGAGCTCAGCCCCTGAGCCCCCTGCCAGCAGCCGCTGCCTCCTTAGCTTCTCCTGCTACCCGCTCCTACCCCAAGGCACAAGAG GTCTATCGTGCCAAAACAGAGGGCGACACCGGTGCCCTCCCCTCTCGGATGAAGAGCGGGACCCCCTCATCCTCACAGCTCAACCTCTCCGTACTGGGGCGCAGCCCCTCACCCAAG ctgaCCGCCTGCCCTCCTGCCCAGGGCCCCCCGAGCCCCGCGGGCAGCCTGCCCCGCAACCTGGCCGCCACGCTGCACGACATCGAGACCAAGCGCCAGCTGGCCCTGCAGCAGAAGG CCGAGCCGCTCCCGGCAGAGCCCTTGCAGCAGGGCAATCTACCAG GTCAGCAGGTGATCGAGGAGCAGAAGCGGCGACTGGCGGAGTTGAAGCAGAAAGCGGCCGCCGAGGCTCAATCCCAGTGGGAAGCCCTGCACGGGCAGCCTCCCTTCCCCACTGCCTTCCCCCAGCTCGTGCATCATTCCATCCTCCACCATCACCGTCCCCACGGCAGCGGGTCCCGCGCTGAGGAGCTGGACCACGCGTACGACACCCTGAGCCTGGAGAGCTCGGACAGCCTGGAGACCAGCATCTCCACCGGCAACAACTCTGCCTGCTCGCCTGACAACATCTCCAG TGCCAGCGGGATGGAAGCGGGGAAGattgaggagatggagaagatgctgAAGGAGGCACACGCGGAGAAGTCACGGCTGATGGAGTCTCGG GAGCGCGAGATGGAGCTGCGGCGGCAGGCACTGGAGGACGAGCGCCGGCGCCGGGAGCAGCTGGAACGGCGGCTGCAGGACGAGACCGCGCGGCGACAGAagctggtggagaaggaggtcAAGCTGCGGGAGAAGCACTTCTCGCAG GCTCGTCCCTTGACGCGGTACCTCCCCATCCGCAAGGAGGATTTCAACCTGCGGCTGCACATCGAGTCCTCAGGCCACAACGTGGACACCTGCTACCACGTCATCCTGACGGAGAAGATGTGCAAGGGCTACCTGGTCAAGATGGGCGGCAAGATCAAGTCTTGGAAGAAGCGCTGGTTCGTCTTTGACCGCATGAAACGCACTCTCTCCTACTACGTGG ATAAACACGAGACAAAGCTGAAGGGCGTCATCTATTTCCAAGCCATCGAAGAGGTTTATTACGACCACCTCCGCAGCGCGGCGAAG agcCCCAACCCCGCCCTCACCTTCTGCGTCAAGACCCACGACCGCCTCTACTACATGGTGGCCCCCTCGGCGGAGGCCATGCGCATCTGGATGGACGCCATCGTCACCGGTGCCGAGGGCTACACCCAGTTCATGAGCTGA